A window of Desulforegulaceae bacterium genomic DNA:
GATCTTGCCATAGATTTGGGAACAGCAAATACCCTTGTTTATGTAAAAGGCAAGGGTATTGTTTTAAGCGAACCTTCAGTTGTTGCAGTGAGAACTGATAACAGGGCAAAGAATAAAGTACTTGCCGTTGGGCTTGAGGCCAAAAATATGCTTGGCAGAACTCCTGGAAATATAACAGCAATAAGACCGATGAAAGATGGTGTAATTGCTGATTTTGAAGTTACAGAAGCAATGTTGAGGCATTTTATCCAGAATGTTCATAATAGGCGTAATTTTTTAAGGCCTCGGGTAATTGTAGCTGTTCCTTCGGGCATAACTCAAGTTGAAAAAAGGGCGGTAAAAGAATCTGCTGAGCAAGCTGGAGCAAGGGAGGTTTTTTTAATTGAAGAGCCCATGGCTGCCGCAATTGGAGCGGGCCTTCCTATTACAGAGCCTACTTGTAATATGGTTGTTGACATTGGAGGAGGAACAACAGAGGTTGCTGTTATTTCTCTTGCTGGTATTGTCTACAGTCGTTCATTGAGGGTTGCTGGAGATAAGATGGATGCTTCAATCATGCAGTATATCAAAAGAAAATATAATCTTCTCATAGGAGAAAGAACAGCTGAGATAATAAAAACTACCATAGGTAATGCTTATCCAGATCCTGAAAATCTTGAAACCATAGAGGTTAAGGGAAGAGATCTTGTTTCAGGTATTCCCAAAATTCTTGCAATTGATTCAGAAGAGATAAGAGTTTCAATTCTTGAGGAAATAGAGGCAATAGTAGAAACCGTTAAGATTGCCCTTGAGCAGACCCCTCCTGAACTTGCTGCTGATATTGTTGACAGGGGCATTGTTCTTACAGGCGGGGGAGCTCTTCTTAAAAATCTTGACAGGCTTTTAATGGAAAAAAGCGGTCTTCCTATCAAGGTTGCAGATGACCCTCTTTCAACCATTGCACAAGGAGCGGGCGAATCCCTTGAAAATATAGAAATTTTAAGGGAGGTTATGGTTTTTTGATAATCCAAATATTATGTTTTCAAGAAAAAAAATTATTAAGCCCCTGATTGTTATATTTTTGTTTATAAACATTTCAGCCTTGATTGCTGCCGGTCGTGGAGGAGGTAAAATCCAGGGACTTGGTGCTTTCGGCCTTGATTTGTTTGGTCCGATTGAAAAATTTATAGTAACAGGGAGCAGAAATCTGAATAAAATTTGGGATAATTACTTTGCTCTTGTGCATGTCAGAGGTAAAAACAGCCAGCTTGAAAAAGAACTTAAGTATTTTCAAGCTCGAGAAACTAAACATTCAGAGCTTATGCTTGAAAATGAAAGACTTAGAGAACTCCTTAAATTTGGTAAAAAACTTAAATCTGAATATATAGCAGCTGAAGTTGTGGGAAGGGATTCTGGAAAATGGTTTGATACAATTATTTTGAACAGGGGCAGGAAGTCCGGTGTTTTAGTCAGCTGTCCTGTTATAGTTCCAGAAGGAATAGTAGGGCAGGTTGTCAGTGTTTCTAAAAATTACTCGAAAGTACTTCTTGTTACTGACAGAATGAGTGGGGTGGATTGCCTGGTTCAAAGCTCCAGAGGCAGAGGGGTTGTTTCTGGAACTGGTGAAAACATTTGTTTGTTCAAATATTTTCTGAGAAAATTTGAAGTCAAGCCAGGGGATCATCTGATTACCTCAGGGATGGATAAAATTTTTCCAAAAGGACTGAGGGTCGGGGAAGTAATCAATGTAAAACGCAGGGATTCTGGAATTTTTCAAGATGTGGAAGTAAGGCCTTTTGTAGATTTTGAAAGGCTGGAGGAAGTTCTTATTCTTTTTAATCCCTCGCCTGAAAGAAAAGATGGCTGATATTTTTTTTAATATTTTTTTCTTTTCATTTCTTATTTTAATCCAATCATTTTTTTTAAACAATTTTGGATTTTACGATATTCTTCTTCCTTGGATATTTTATTATTATTATATTTCAGATAATGATTTTAAGGTTTTTTTTATTTGTCTGCTTGCTGGATACCTGAAAGATTCTTTGTCTGGTGGGGCTTTTGGCGTTTATCTGTCTTCATATTTATGGTTTTTTTTTATGATCAAACTCAGTTCTTCATACTTGAATCTTGGTAATAGAATTTTTATAATATGCTTTGGAGTAGCTGGTGTTATTATCAATTGCTTTTTTATCTTTGTTTCAAATTATCAATGTTTTTTTGATTCAAGTTTTAGGCAAAAAGCTTTTAATTCTTTTTTAAATGAAATTTTATATTGTGTTTTTACTTTTATTTTTTTGTTTTATTTTTTTATCAGAGTAAGAGAGTTTGGACTTATGTTTAAAGCCTTTGTTGAAAGAAAACTGGCTCAGTTGTCAAGGATATAGCTGTGGTTGTTCGTATTGATGGAAATCCCGAGCCTGAATGGTTTAGAGCCAGACTCAATTTTTTTTTAATATGGATAAGTGTGGCTTTTTTTATTCTGGGAATTAGGCTTTTTTGGCTTCAAGTTATCAAAGGTGAAACTTATAGAAAACTTTCATTAAACAATAGTGTTCGAATCCAAAGGCTTATTCCGGCAAGGGGGCTTATTTTTGACAGGAATGGAAAGCTTATTGTGGACAATAGACCTTCCTTCAATGTTAGAGTTGTTCCTAAGGATGTAGGTTCAATTGATGAACTTTTAATAACTCTTGGTAAAATAATAGAAATAAACCCTGGAATAGGAAAGGAACTTAAAAAAGCCCTTATATATAGTCCTTTCAAGTCTGTTACTCTCGCAAATGATGTTGACAGGGACATTGTTGCTAAAATAGAAATCAATCAGTTTTTTTTGCCAGGTGTATATATTAGTGTTGAGCCGAAAAGAGATTATCTTTATCCTGGAACAGCCTCACATCTTATAGGATATCTTGGAGAGACGGACACGGATTTTCTTAAGAAAAAAAGTGATATTCCCCTAAGAATTGGTGATTATGTAGGGAAGTCAGGAGTTGAGAAAAAGTTTGAAGACTACCTGAGAGGTGTGTACGGTGGAGCTCAGGTTGAAGTAAACGCAAGAGGAAAGATCATGAAGGTTCTCAATGAATTGCCTGCTGTTCCGGGTAACAACCTTCACCTTACAATAGATCTTGAGCTTCAGAAATATGCGGTTGAACTTCTTGGGGAAGAGGCAGGAGCTGTTGTGGCCATGGATCCTTACTCAGGTGAAATTTTGTGTATGGTAAGCACCCCTTCTTTTAATGAAAACCTTTTTGTTACAGGTATGAGTGAAGCCCAATGGAAGGAGCTTGTAAATAATCCTCTAAGACCTCTTGAAAACAAGGCTATTCAAGGTAAATATCCTCCCGGTTCAATTTTTAAAATGATTCCGGCAGCAGCTGGCCTTGTTGAAGGAATTATAGGACCTGAAGAAAAACACTTTTGCTCAGGCAGATATTTTTACGGAGACAGGTTTTTTAGGTGCTGGAACAGCTATGGGCATGGAAACATAGATGTTAAGCAGGCTCTTATTGAGTCTTGCGATGTTTATTTTTATAAGCTTGGTGTGAAGCTTGGTGTTGATAAGCTTGCTGAATATTCCAAACTTTTTGGTCTTGGCAGCAAAACAGGAATAGAAATTGAAAATGAAGAAGCAGGGCTTGTTCCAGACTCAAAGTGGAAGATGCAAAGATTAGGAAAGAGCTGGCAGGGCGGAGAAACTCTTTCAGTAATTATAGGTCAGGGATATAGTCTTGTAACTCCTCTCCAAATGGCTGTAATGACATCTGTGTTTGCAAATGGGGGGAGTCTTGTAAAGCCTTTTCTTGTAAAAAAAATAGTTGATTCTAAGGGCTTTGTGGTAAAAGAAACAGCTGGAAGTAAAAAACAAGAACTTGGCATTCAGAAAGAATATCTTAAACTTATAGATGAAGGGCTTGATCTTGTGGTAAATTCTAGTCCAGGAACAGGCTATTCTGTCAGATCCGACAAAATAAGGATAGCTGGTAAAACAGGAACTGCTCAGGTTGTCAGCAGTGAAAAATATAAAATGAATAAGGGGAAGAAAAAAAATTGGCTGCCCCATGCCTGGTTTATAGCTTTTGCTCCTGTGGAAAATCCTAAGATTGCTGTTGCTGTCTTGGTGGAACATGGAGAACATGGTTCAAGAACTGCAGCTCCCATTGCAAAAAAAATAATTGAAAAACATTTTTTTGATGAAGAGCAAGAAGCAAATGATTGATAAAAGGGTGTTTGCTAATTTTGACTGGGTTTTGTTTGTGCTGATCCTGGTTCTTTTCTTTATAAGTCTTGGTGAAATATACAGTGCTACCCACAAAGAAGGCGTTGTTTATGGCTCGGATTTTGTTTTAAAACAGGGCATATGGTTTTTTGCAGGGCTTTTATTGTTTTTTGTTTTGGGAATTGTTGATTACCATTTTTATGAAAGATGGAGTCTTTTTTTTTATTGGGCAGTTAATCTTTGCCTTATTTATGTTCTTTATGAAGGTAAATTGGCTGGTGGTTCTCAAAGATGGATTTCTTTTGGAATTATAAATTTTCAGCCTTCTGAACTTTCAAAAATTTCCCTTGTGCTTGTACTTGCAAGACATTTTTCTAAAAATATTTTTATGGGAGGGGTGGGATTTAAATCTCTGGCGTTGCCCATCATGTATACAATGATCCCCTTTTTTTTAATTTTGAAGCAGCCAGATCTTGGCACTGCTGGGATTCTTGTTTTTATTGCCTCTTTGGTGATTTTGTTTGTTAAGGTTGAGAAAAAAACTCTTTTATCTTTGGTTGGTGGAATGGGTTTTGGTGGTGTTGTTTTTTATTTTTTTTTTCTTAAGGAGTATCAAAAGGAAAGGATAATTAGTTTTTTAAATCCAGGCCAAGATCCTCTTGGTGCAGGTTACCATATAATTCAATCAAAAATTGCAATCGGTTCAGGGATGTTTTATGGGAAAGGTTATTGCCACGGAACTCAGAATGCATTGTCTTTTCTTCCAGAACAGCACACAGATTTTATTTTTTCAGTGTTTGCCGAGGAATGGGGGTTTCTTGGGAGTATAATTTTTCTATCCCTTTATTTTTTTATTCTTGTATGGGGGCTTAAAATAGCGGGAAGCTGTCGCAATAAGTTTGGTATTATTGTTTCAGTTGGTGTTGTATCTATGGTTTTTTGGCAGCTCTTTATAAACCTTGGGATGGTTATGGGTATTTTCCCTGTTGTGGGTATGCCTCTTCCTCTTATAAGTTATGGAGGAACATCTGTTATAACAATTATGTCTGCAATGGGAATTCTTATGAGTGTAAGCATGAGAAATTTTATGCCAAGATAAAATAGTTACGAAGCCTTGAATAAATTAAAGATTTTGAGTAAAAAAGAAAAATAAAAATGATATTAAAAAAATACAAAGTCAAATTAGGTAAATTAAAGAATTAGTCGCTTAATTTTGATTTAGAATCCTTAATAAAGCCGGATTTCCCAAAAACAAATTGACACTTTAAGCCAAAAGGTGGTAGGGCGAGACTTAAAAAACAATTGTTAATAATTTTAATAGAGGTTTTCAGGGGGGGGTTATGTCTGTTGATATTAGCCTGAATAGTTCAGTTATTATTCAGATTGTCAATTTTGTGGTATTGATTATTGTGTTAAATATAGTTCTTTATAAGCCTGTAAGAGGTATTCTTGCTAAAAGAAAGAAGGTGGTTGACTCTCTTTCAGATGATGCAGAAAAAGCGGTGTTTAATGCAAAACAAGGCGAAATTGAATTTCGTGAAAATATTAAGTCAGCAAGAATTGAAGGTGCCAGGAAAAAAAATGAAATCATAGAAAAAGCCTCTGAAGATGAAAGTAAAGTTTTGTCTCAGCTTCAGAAAGATTCAATGGCAAAGTTTAATGAAGTCAAAGTGAAAATAAGTAATGAAACTGAAGCTGCTAGAGCTTCATTGGAAAAAGATATTGGTGAATTTGCCTCACAAATTGCAAAAAAAGTTTTGGGGAGGGTTATTTGATGAAGATTGGGAAAATTGTTTTTTTTCTCCTTCTTCTGCTGTTGGTTTCGGCTGCAGCTGTTTCAGCAAGTGCAGGAGGAACTGAGGGCGGATCCCACGGAGGCGGATGGGGAACCATAGATAGTTACAAGCTGCTTAACTTTGCAGTTCTTGTGTCTGTTTTATTTGTGCTTTTAAGGAAGCCTGTTTCTAATTTTTTTTCCCAGCGAATTGAAAATCTTAAGTTGGAAATTTCAGAGCTTGAATTAAAAAAAGAAGAAGCTGAAAAGGAATTGCACAAATTTCAGAAAAAAATGGAATCCCTTGAAGAAGAAGTAAAGACAATAGTCGATACCTACGTGGAGCAAGGAGAAAAAGCTAGAGAGAAGATTATTGCCGAGGCAAAAATTTCGGCTGAAAAGCTTCAAATTCAGGCAGAAAGAAAAATTGAGCAGGAGTTTAAACTGGCCAGAGAATCGCTTTCAAGAGAGATTGTAGAAAAAGCAGTTTTAGAAGCGGAAAAACTGATCAGAGAAAACATCACTGAAGAAGATCAGGAAAAAATTGTTTCTGACTATATCAGAAAGGTGGTGGCATAATGAAAAATATTGTTGTTGCAAGACGTTATGCTAAAGCACTTATACTTATTGGTCAGTCAGATGCCAAAATTGGTGATTATGCAAAGGAGATTTCTTCAATTGCTGCAGTGTTTGAGTCTAACAAAGAGCTTTCTGAATTTCTTTTGAATCCTCTTTATGGGCGTTCGGACAGGAGACAGGTTCTGCTTAATGTCATGGAAGAACTGTCTATGTCAGAGACAATGGAATCCTTTATTATGCTTTTGTTTGACAAGGCAAGAATAGGGCTTGTTTACGAAATCAACGAAAATTACCAAAAGCTAGCAGATGAAATTAGCAATATCGGTAGAGCTGTAATTACATCTGCCTCACCTCTTTCTGAAGACATAGTTGATAAGTTAAAATCTGCTCTTTCTGCAAAAACAGGAAAGCAAATTGAGGTTGAACTTAAAAACGATCCGGAAATTATTGGTGGAATCATCACTGTTATCGGTGATCTTGTCTATGATGGAAGCATTAAAACACAATTAGAAAATATGAAAGAATCTTTTAAAAGGGGTGAAGTAAGCTGATGGAAATCAAAGCAGAAGAAATAAGCCAAATTATCAAAGATCAGATTAAGGGTTTTGACAAGTCGGTGGATCTTGCGGAGACCGGTGTCGTATTGTCTGTAGGTGATGGAATTGCCAGAGTTTACGGACTTGAAAATGTAATGGCTCTTGAACTTGTTGAATTCCCCGGAAACCTTATAGGACTTGTTTTAAACCTTGAAGAGGACCATGTTGGTATTGCCCTTATGGGTGAAGATACTCTTATCAGGGAAGGTGATATTGCTAGAAGAACCGGAAGGATTGCTCAGGTTCCTGTAGGTCCGGAACTTCTTGGAAGAGTGGTTGATACCCTTGGAAATCCAATTGATGGAAAAGGGCCTCTTGAAGCCAAGCAGTTTAACAACCTTGAAAAAATGGCTCCCGGTATTATTGACAGAAAAAGTGTTCATGAGCCAATGTACACAGGTCTCAAGGCGATTGACGCAATGATTCCTGTAGGCAGAGGGCAAAGGGAACTTATCATCGGAGATCGTCAGATTGGTAAAACAGCAATAGGTGTTGATGCTATTCTTAATCAGAAAAACAGCGGAATTAAGTGCGTATATGTAGCTTGCGGACAGAAAAAATCAACTGTTGCCCAGGTTGTTTCAGTTCTTGAAGAGCATGGAGCTATGGAATACACTACTGTTGTTGCTGCATGTGCAAGTGACCCGGCACCTCTTCAGTATCTAGCACCATATGCAGGATGTGCCATGGCGGAATATTTTATGGAAAAGGGAGAGCACTCTCTTGTAGTTTACGATGACCTTTCTAAACAGGCTGCAGCATACAGGCAGGTTTCTCTTCTTCTTAGAAGACCTCCTGGTCGTGAAGCTTTTCCCGGAGACGTATTTTACAACCACTCAAGACTTCTTGAGCGTTCAGCTAAATTGAGCGATGAGCTTGGTGCAGGTTCAATGACAGCACTTCCGGTTGTTGAAACTCTTGAAGGTGATGTTTCAGCATTTATTCCTACAAACGTTATTTCTATTACAGATGGTCAGATTTATCTTGAGCCCGGTCTTTTCTTTTCAGGAGTAAGACCTGCTGTTAACGTTGGTATTTCGGTTTCAAGGGTTGGTGGTTCCGCCCAGGAAAAAGCAATGAAAAAAGTTGCAGGTACTCTTCGTCTTGACCTTGCTCAATATAGAGAGCTTGAGTCTTTTGCAGCTTTTGGAAGTGATCTTGACGCTGCAACACAAAGACAGCTTAAAAGAGGTGAAAGACTGGTTGAAATTCTTAAGCAGCCTCAATACCAACCGCTTCCTTTTGAAAAACAGGTTGCAGTGATTTATGCGGGTACCAATGGTTTTCTTGATAAATATGAAAGAATCCTGGTTGCAAAATATGAAGCAGGACTTTATCCGTTTATTGAAGACAGATTTCCTGAAATATTTGAAAATATAAATACTGAAAGACAGCTTTCTGAAAAAACAGAAAGTCTGCTTAAGGAAGCTCTGACTGCGTATGCAGAGGAGTTTGAAGACACAATAAAATAATTTTAATTCATAAGGTTGATTTAAATGGCTACATTAAAGGATCTCACTCATAAAATCACCGGGGTTAAAAAAACCAAGCAGATAACCAGGGCTATGAATATGGTAGCTGCTTCAAGACTCAGGGGAAGCCAGAGAAAAATTGATGCGTTCAGGCCCTATGCTGAAAAATATGCTGAAGTTTTAGCAAGCCTGGCAGCAAAAGCTACCAATATTTCTTCAAAGCTACTTGAACCCCGTGATGAGATTAAAACTGTACACATAGTTGTGTGTACATCTGACAGGGGTCTTTGCGGTGCTTTTAATGAATCGTTGCTTGATGAAATAGAAGAGCTTGTAAATAAGAATTCTGATAAAAATATTACAATAACTGCTTTTGGAAAAAAAGGAAGGGACTGGTCTGTAAAAAGAGATTTGAGGATATTAAAATCTCACCTTGACATAGTAGGAACAAATTTTAGTTTTGAAATTGCAGAAAGATCTGGAATTGATTTGATCAATCTTTTTCTTTCGGGGGAAGCCGATGAAGTTTATATGATTTATTCCGAATTTCAGAGTATGAGTAGACAAATCCCTGTAGTTTCTAAAATCCTTCCTATAGAAAGGCCTCAGTCCATCTTTGAAGAATCTGTGGAAGAAGAGGGTTATCTTGCCGAGCATATTTGTGAACCCTCACCTGAGGCTGTGTTGGAGGAAATGCTGCCTAGAAGTGTTCAGATTCAGATATTCAGAGGGCTTCTTGAAACTTCGGCAAGTGAGCATGCCGCAAGAATGATTGCTATGGATAATGCAACAAGGGCGTGTAATGATATGATAAAAGATCTTAACAAGCTGTATAATAAAACAAGACAGGCAGCTGTTACAGCCGACCTCATGGATATTGTCGGCGGCGCAGAAGCACTGAAAGGCTAATTTTTTTAATTGGAGGCATATAAAATGGCAGAAAATATAGGTAGAGTTAGGCGGGTTGCAGGACCTGTTGTTGATGTGGAGTTTGAACCCGGAAAACTACCCTCGATTCTCACTGCATTGATAATAACAAACCCTGCTATTGATGATAAAGAAGATAACCTTGTATGTGAGGTAGCTCAGCATCTTGGAGATAATCTTGTAAGAACAATTTCAATGGGTACAACCGACGGCCTTGTTAGAGGGATGGCGGTTAAGGACTCAGGAGCTCCTATCTCCATACCTGTTGGTGAAGCAGTCTTAGGTAGAGTACTTAACGTTACAGGTGATCCTGTTGACGGGATGGGTGAAATTTCAAGAGAAAAGCAGATGTCTATTCACAGGCCTGCTCCAGATCTTGTGGACTTAGACACTTCTGTTAAGGTTTTGGAAACAGGTATCAAAGTTATAGACCTTCTTGTCCCCTTCCCAAGGGGAGGTAAAATGGGCCTTTTTGGTGGTGCCGGCGTTGGAAAAACTGTTATTATGATGGAAATGATTAACAATATAGCCATGCACCATGGCGGTGTTTCTGTTTTCGGCGGTGTTGGTGAGCGTACAAGAGAGGGTAATGACCTCTATGAAGAAATGAAAGAGTCAGGGGTACTTTCAAAAGCATCCCTTGTTTATGGTCAGATGACAGAACCTCCTGGAGCACGCATGAGAGTTGCTCTTTCAGCCCTTACTTCAGCTGAATATTTCAGGGATGAAGAAGGTCAGGATGTTCTTCTTTTTATTGATAATATTTTCCGTTTTTCACAAGCAGGCTCAGAGGTTTCAGCTCTTCTTGGTCGCATGCCTTCTGCTGTTGGCTATCAGCCTACGCTTGCTGAGGATATGGGGGATCTCCAGGAAAGAATCACTTCAACAAATAAAGGTTCAATTACTTCAGTTCAGTGTGTTTATGTTCCTGCAGATGACCTTACAGACCCTGCACCAGCAACAACTTTTGCCCATCTTGACGGTACTGTTGTTCTTTCCCGTTCTATTTCTGAACTTGGTATTTATCCAGCGGTTGACCCTCTTGATTCAACTTCAAGAATTCTTGATGCAAATGTTGTTGGAGAAGAACATTATAATGTCGCAAGAACTGTTCAGGTTGTACTCCAAAAATACAAAGATCTTCAGGATATCATTGCAATTCTAGGTGTTGATGAACTTTCAGATGAAGACAGGATTGTTGTTTCCAGGGCAAGAAAAATTCAGAGATTTTTGTCTCAGCCTTTCCATGTTGCAGAGCAATTCACTGGTATGAAAGGGTGCTATGTTAAGATTGAAGATACAATAAAGTCATTCAAGGGCATTTGCGAGGGTAAATACGATAATCTTCCTGAACAGGCTTTTTATATGGTTGGTACTATTGATGAAGCAGTTGCCAAAGCTGAAAAGATGGAAGCTGAAGATTAATTGGATAAGGGGGAATTATGGCTGGAAAAATCAGTCTCGAAATTGTCACCCCTGAGAGAATAGTTATATCTGTGGACGAGGCAGAAATGATTGTTTCTCCCGGTGAACTTGGGGATTTTGGTGTACTTAAAGGGCATACTCCTTTTCTTACATCTCTTAGAACAGGCAGTTTAAGGTATTTAACTAGTGGTGGTCAGGAAAAAGTTGTTTTTATAAAAGGCGGATTTGCAGAAGCTCTTCCAAATAAGGTTACAATTCTTGCTGATGCAGCAGAAACTAGAGAAGAAATTGATCTTAAAAGGGCTGAAGAAGCCAAGAAACGTGCTGAAAAAAGGCTTGACGATTACGTTTCTAAACAAGAAGAGATAGATTTAGAAAGAGCTAGAGCTGCCTATCAAAGGGCAGAAGCAAGATTAAAAATTGTTATTCGAGAAATGATAAAATAAACTTTGTTTAGATGGCCGCTGATCCAGCGGCCATTTTTTATAGGCCTATTCTTTTGCACCAAAGCATGCCAAAGAATGGTTTATATAGGTGCTGAAAAACTAACTTAGCTTTGTTTAGCACTGAAAATGAATTGATTAATCAGCTTCTTTTCTTAAAAAAGTTGGAACGTCCAGCTTGGTTGCGGCTTTTCTTTTGTTCCTGTAAAAAGCAGGCTTATGAAGCATTTCTGAAAATCTATTCCTTTCCTCTTCGCTGAAATGGGTATCCTGTCCTTCAACCTTGCTTGTACGTTTGATTATAGGTTCATTTCTAAGTTTTTTGTATTTTACAACATTTTCTGAGTTGAAGTTTTCAGGCTCTGAAATTATAGTTGAGGTAGCAGGTCTTATCCTTCCTCTTGTAGGGGTATTGACACCATTTCTTGAATAAAAAGAATCATTGTCAAAATTTGATGTGGAAATACTTCTTGAGCTTTCTATCCCTGTGGCAATAACAGTTATTTGAATTTCTTCTTCAAGATTTTCATCCATTGCCTGACCCCAGATAAGGTTAACATCTTCACCGGCATCCTGGTAAATTCTATCCATTGCCTCAGTAAGTTCAGACATTGCAAGATTTTCAGATGAGGTAATATTAACAAGAATTCCTGTTGCTCCTTTAACTGAGATATCATCAAGCAGAGGATGGGAAATTGCTTTTTCAGCTGCTTCCGATGCCCTTGTTTCACCAGAAGCTGTTCCTATGCCCATAAGAGCTACTCCGGCATTTGACATTATTGTTTTCACGTCTGCAAAGTCCAGGTTTACAAGACCCGGCTTAAAAATAAGGTCTGAAATTCCCTTGACTGAATGATGGAGAATTTCATCTGCTTTTTTAAACATTTCAACTACAGTTGCATTTTTAGGAGCAAATTTTGTCAGTTTATCGTTTGGGATGGAAATTACAGTATCAACTATTTCCCTGAGTTCTTCAAGTCCCTGGTCTGCTTGAGCTTTCCTTCTTTTACCTTCAAAAGAAAAAGGTTTTGTAACAACGGCAACTGTGAGTATATCCATTTCCTTGCAGATTTTAGCAACAACAGGAGCTGCTCCTGTTCCTGTTCCTCCTCCAAGTCCGGCTGCAATAAATACCATATGAGCATCTTTAAGGGACTCTCTTATTGCATCAGCACTCTCAAGAGCAGACTGTTTGCCTTTTTGAGGGTCTGCTCCTGCTCCAAGTCCAAGAGTTGTTGTTGTCCCGATTTGAATTTTTACAGGAGCTTTAGATTTTTCAAGATCCTGGGCGTCTGTATTTGCAACAATAAATTTAACCCCTTCAAGTTCAGATTCAATCATATTGTTTACAGCATTCCCGCCTGCACCACCGATTCCGATTATTTTTAGTTTGGCAGCATTTTCATTTTCTACATATGAAAAACTCATTCTTGCCTCCTTTATATAAGCCTTTTTTATTTCGGGTTTTAATTAAATTATTATTTAAACCAGTCTATTAATTGTTGAAAAAATTTGGTTGCCTTGTTCTTTTTTTTCTGGGTTGTTTTATTT
This region includes:
- the atpH gene encoding ATP synthase F1 subunit delta, translated to MKNIVVARRYAKALILIGQSDAKIGDYAKEISSIAAVFESNKELSEFLLNPLYGRSDRRQVLLNVMEELSMSETMESFIMLLFDKARIGLVYEINENYQKLADEISNIGRAVITSASPLSEDIVDKLKSALSAKTGKQIEVELKNDPEIIGGIITVIGDLVYDGSIKTQLENMKESFKRGEVS
- a CDS encoding ATP synthase F0 subunit B; its protein translation is MSVDISLNSSVIIQIVNFVVLIIVLNIVLYKPVRGILAKRKKVVDSLSDDAEKAVFNAKQGEIEFRENIKSARIEGARKKNEIIEKASEDESKVLSQLQKDSMAKFNEVKVKISNETEAARASLEKDIGEFASQIAKKVLGRVI
- the mrdA gene encoding penicillin-binding protein 2; this translates as MVVRIDGNPEPEWFRARLNFFLIWISVAFFILGIRLFWLQVIKGETYRKLSLNNSVRIQRLIPARGLIFDRNGKLIVDNRPSFNVRVVPKDVGSIDELLITLGKIIEINPGIGKELKKALIYSPFKSVTLANDVDRDIVAKIEINQFFLPGVYISVEPKRDYLYPGTASHLIGYLGETDTDFLKKKSDIPLRIGDYVGKSGVEKKFEDYLRGVYGGAQVEVNARGKIMKVLNELPAVPGNNLHLTIDLELQKYAVELLGEEAGAVVAMDPYSGEILCMVSTPSFNENLFVTGMSEAQWKELVNNPLRPLENKAIQGKYPPGSIFKMIPAAAGLVEGIIGPEEKHFCSGRYFYGDRFFRCWNSYGHGNIDVKQALIESCDVYFYKLGVKLGVDKLAEYSKLFGLGSKTGIEIENEEAGLVPDSKWKMQRLGKSWQGGETLSVIIGQGYSLVTPLQMAVMTSVFANGGSLVKPFLVKKIVDSKGFVVKETAGSKKQELGIQKEYLKLIDEGLDLVVNSSPGTGYSVRSDKIRIAGKTGTAQVVSSEKYKMNKGKKKNWLPHAWFIAFAPVENPKIAVAVLVEHGEHGSRTAAPIAKKIIEKHFFDEEQEAND
- the rodA gene encoding rod shape-determining protein RodA, with protein sequence MIDKRVFANFDWVLFVLILVLFFISLGEIYSATHKEGVVYGSDFVLKQGIWFFAGLLLFFVLGIVDYHFYERWSLFFYWAVNLCLIYVLYEGKLAGGSQRWISFGIINFQPSELSKISLVLVLARHFSKNIFMGGVGFKSLALPIMYTMIPFFLILKQPDLGTAGILVFIASLVILFVKVEKKTLLSLVGGMGFGGVVFYFFFLKEYQKERIISFLNPGQDPLGAGYHIIQSKIAIGSGMFYGKGYCHGTQNALSFLPEQHTDFIFSVFAEEWGFLGSIIFLSLYFFILVWGLKIAGSCRNKFGIIVSVGVVSMVFWQLFINLGMVMGIFPVVGMPLPLISYGGTSVITIMSAMGILMSVSMRNFMPR
- a CDS encoding rod shape-determining protein produces the protein MNFFVDSLLGAFSSDLAIDLGTANTLVYVKGKGIVLSEPSVVAVRTDNRAKNKVLAVGLEAKNMLGRTPGNITAIRPMKDGVIADFEVTEAMLRHFIQNVHNRRNFLRPRVIVAVPSGITQVEKRAVKESAEQAGAREVFLIEEPMAAAIGAGLPITEPTCNMVVDIGGGTTEVAVISLAGIVYSRSLRVAGDKMDASIMQYIKRKYNLLIGERTAEIIKTTIGNAYPDPENLETIEVKGRDLVSGIPKILAIDSEEIRVSILEEIEAIVETVKIALEQTPPELAADIVDRGIVLTGGGALLKNLDRLLMEKSGLPIKVADDPLSTIAQGAGESLENIEILREVMVF
- the atpA gene encoding F0F1 ATP synthase subunit alpha, with amino-acid sequence MEIKAEEISQIIKDQIKGFDKSVDLAETGVVLSVGDGIARVYGLENVMALELVEFPGNLIGLVLNLEEDHVGIALMGEDTLIREGDIARRTGRIAQVPVGPELLGRVVDTLGNPIDGKGPLEAKQFNNLEKMAPGIIDRKSVHEPMYTGLKAIDAMIPVGRGQRELIIGDRQIGKTAIGVDAILNQKNSGIKCVYVACGQKKSTVAQVVSVLEEHGAMEYTTVVAACASDPAPLQYLAPYAGCAMAEYFMEKGEHSLVVYDDLSKQAAAYRQVSLLLRRPPGREAFPGDVFYNHSRLLERSAKLSDELGAGSMTALPVVETLEGDVSAFIPTNVISITDGQIYLEPGLFFSGVRPAVNVGISVSRVGGSAQEKAMKKVAGTLRLDLAQYRELESFAAFGSDLDAATQRQLKRGERLVEILKQPQYQPLPFEKQVAVIYAGTNGFLDKYERILVAKYEAGLYPFIEDRFPEIFENINTERQLSEKTESLLKEALTAYAEEFEDTIK
- the mreC gene encoding rod shape-determining protein MreC, whose amino-acid sequence is MFSRKKIIKPLIVIFLFINISALIAAGRGGGKIQGLGAFGLDLFGPIEKFIVTGSRNLNKIWDNYFALVHVRGKNSQLEKELKYFQARETKHSELMLENERLRELLKFGKKLKSEYIAAEVVGRDSGKWFDTIILNRGRKSGVLVSCPVIVPEGIVGQVVSVSKNYSKVLLVTDRMSGVDCLVQSSRGRGVVSGTGENICLFKYFLRKFEVKPGDHLITSGMDKIFPKGLRVGEVINVKRRDSGIFQDVEVRPFVDFERLEEVLILFNPSPERKDG